One genomic window of Camelina sativa cultivar DH55 chromosome 5, Cs, whole genome shotgun sequence includes the following:
- the LOC104786563 gene encoding indoleacetaldoxime dehydratase produces MSNIQEMEMILMFSLVSTTILTLVLLTKFLKRTVTKVNRPPSPWRLPLIGNLHQLSLHPHRSLRSLSLRYGPLMLLHFGRVPILVVSSGEAAHEVMKTHDHKFANRPRSKAVHGLMNGGRDVVFAPYGEYWRQMKSICILNLLTNKMVASFETVREEELKAMLKKLEKASSSSSSENLSELFITLPSDVTSRVALGRKHSEDETARDLKKRVRQIMELLGEFPIGDYIPALAWIDKINGFNNRIKEVSQGFSDLMDKVVQEHTDAGNQKADFVDILLSIEKEENNGFQVQRNDIKFMILDMFIGGTSTTSTLLEWTMTELIRRPESMKKLQDEIRSTIKPNTTYIKEKEVENMTYLKAVIKEVLRLHPSLPLVLPRLLSEDVKVKGYNIAAGTEVIVNAWAIQRDTAVWGPDAEEFKPERHLESAVDYHGKDLNYIPFGSGRRICPGIGLALGLAEVTVANLIGRFDWRVEAGPNGDESDLAEAIGIDVCRKFPLIAFPSSVM; encoded by the exons ATGAGCAATATTCAAGAAATGGAAATGATATTGATGTTCTCTTTGGTCTCAACGACAATCTTAACCCTTGTCTTGCTTACAAAATTCCTCAAACGAACAGTCACCAAAGTGAACCGACCACCATCTCCATGGCGACTTCCGTTGATTGGTAACCTCCACCAGCTCAGCCTCCACCCTCACCGTTCCCTCCGATCCCTCAGCCTCCGGTATGGACCACTCATGCTCCTTCATTTTGGTCGTGTCCCCATACTAGTAGTCTCCTCCGGTGAAGCCGCTCATGAGGTAATGAAGACACACGATCATAAGTTTGCTAACCGCCCCAGATCGAAAGCTGTTCATGGGCTTATGAATGGTGGGCGTGATGTGGTGTTTGCTCCCTATGGAGAATATTGGAGACAGATGAAG AGTATATGCATTTTGAATCTTCTCACCAACAAAATGGTTGCGTCCTTTGAGACGGTAAGAGAAGAGGAGTTAAAGGCAATGTTGAAGAAGCTGGAGAAGgcaagttcttcttcttcatccgaaAATCTGAGCGAACTCTTTATTACTCTACCAAGCGATGTTACGAGTAGAGTTGCCTTGGGAAGAAAACATAGTGAGGACGAAACCGCAAGGGATCTCAAGAAGCGAGTGAGGCAGATCATGGAGCTTTTAGGAGAGTTCCCGATCGGGGACTATATCCCGGCTTTGGCATGGATAGATAAAATCAACGGTTTCAATAATAGGATTAAGGAAGTGAGTCAAGGTTTTAGCGATCTTATGGACAAAGTGGTACAGGAACATACAGACGCGGGTAATCAGAAAGCGGATTTCGTTGATATACTGTTATCAAtcgaaaaagaagagaataatgGATTCCAAGTTCAAAGAAACGACATAAAATTTATGATCTTG GATATGTTTATAGGAGGAACTTCAACAACTTCAACTCTACTAGAATGGACAATGACGGAACTGATTAGACGTCCAGAGAGTATGAAGAAACTCCAAGATGAGATTCGGTCAACCATTAAGCCAAATACTacatacataaaagaaaaagaagttgagAATATGACATACTTAAAAGCCGTGATTAAAGAGGTCCTCAGGTTGCATCCTTCTCTTCCACTTGTACTTCCCAGACTCTTAAGTGAAGATGTCAAAGTAAAGGGATATAACATAGCCGCAGGGACAGAG GTGATCGTCAATGCTTGGGCAATCCAAAGAGACACTGCGGTTTGGGGACCGGATGCAGAAGAGTTTAAACCAGAGAGACACTTAGAGTCAGCTGTGGATTACCATGGAAAAGATTTAAACTACATTCCATTCGGGTCAGGGAGAAGGATATGTCCAGGAATAGGACTTGCTTTGGGTTTGGCAGAGGTGACAGTGGCCAACCTTATTGGCCGATTTGACTGGAGGGTAGAGGCTGGTCCAAATGGGGATGAATCTGATCTTGCTGAAGCCATTGGTATCGATGTTTGCCGCAAGTTTCCTCTCATTGCTTTTCCATCTTCTGTTATGTAA
- the LOC104786562 gene encoding cytochrome P450 71A12-like — protein sequence MCNIQEMEMILMISLCLTTLLTLLLLRKFLKGTAPKVNRPPSPWRLPLIGNLHQLSLHPHRALKSLSLRYGPLMLLHFGRAPILVVSSSEAAHEILKTHDLKFANRPKSKAVNGLFNGGRDVVFGPYGEYWRQMKSVCILNLLTNKMVASFETVREEELKDMLKKLEKASASSSSENLSEIFIAVTSDVTSRVALGRKHSADETARALKKRVRQIMELLGEFPIGDYIPELAWIDRINGFNNRIKEVSQGFSDLMDKVIQEHVEAGNHKEDFVDILLSIESEKSIGLKAQRDDIKFMILDMFIGGTSTSSTLLEWIMTELIRNPECMKKLQDEIRSTMTPNTTYVKEKEVAHMKYLNAVVKEVLRVHPPLPLILPRLLSEDVKVKGYDIAAGTEVIINAWAIQRDTAVWGPDAEEFKPERHLNSDLDYHGKDLNFIPFGSGRRICPGIGLALGLVEVTVANLVGRFDWRVEAGPNGDQPDLTESVGLDICRKFPLIAFPSSVM from the exons ATGTGTAATATTCAAGAAATGGAAATGATATTGATGATCTCTTTGTGCTTAACGACCCTCTTAACCCTTCTATTGCTTAGAAAATTCCTCAAAGGAACCGCCCCCAAAGTGAACCGACCACCATCTCCATGGCGACTACCGTTGATTGGTAACCTCCACCAGCTCAGCCTCCACCCTCACCGTGCCCTCAAATCCCTCAGCCTCCGGTATGGACCACTCATGCTCCTTCATTTTGGTCGTGCCCCCATACTCGTAGTCTCCTCCAGCGAAGCAGCCCATGAGATATTGAAAACACACGATCTTAAGTTTGCCAACCGCCCTAAGTCAAAAGCGGTTAATGGACTTTTTAACGGTGGTCGTGATGTGGTGTTTGGTCCCTATGGAGAATATTGGAGACAGATGAAG AGTGTATGCATTCTGAATCTGCTCACCAACAAAATGGTTGCGTCATTTGAGACGGTACGAGAAGAGGAGTTAAAGGATATgttgaagaagctagagaaaGCAAGtgcgtcttcttcatcagaaaaTCTGAGCGAAATATTTATTGCTGTAACAAGCGATGTTACAAGTAGAGTTGCCTTGGGAAGGAAACATAGCGCGGACGAAACTGCAAGGGCTCTCAAAAAGCGAGTGAGGCAGATCATGGAGCTTTTAGGCGAGTTCCCGATCGGGGACTATATCCCGGAATTGGCATGGATAGATAGGATCAACGGTTTCAATAATAGAATCAAGGAAGTGAGTCAAGGTTTTAGCGATCTTATGGACAAAGTGATACAAGAACATGTAGAGGCAGGTAATCATAAAGAGGATTTCGTCGATATACTCTTATCAATCGAAAGCGAGAAGAGTATTGGACTAAAAGCTCAAAGAGACGACATAAAATTTATGATCTTG GATATGTTTATAGGAGGGACGTCAACAAGTTCAACTCTACTAGAATGGATAATGACGGAGCTGATAAGAAATCCAGAGTGTATGAAGAAACTCCAAGACGAGATTCGGTCAACCATGACGCCAAATACTACAtacgtaaaagaaaaagaagtagcGCATATGAAATACCTAAACGCCGTGGTTAAAGAGGTGCTCAGGGTGCATCCTCCTCTTCCACTGATACTTCCCAGACTATTAAGTGAAGACGTCAAAGTAAAGGGATATGACATTGCCGCAGGGACAGAG GTGATCATCAATGCTTGGGCAATCCAAAGAGACACTGCGGTATGGGGACCAGATGCAGAAGAGTTTAAACCAGAGAGACACTTAAACTCAGATTTGGATTATCACGGAAAAGATTTGAACTTCATTCCATTCGGATCAGGGAGAAGGATATGTCCAGGGATAGGACTTGCTTTGGGGTTGGTAGAGGTGACAGTGGCCAACCTTGTAGGCCGATTTGACTGGAGGGTAGAGGCTGGTCCAAATGGGGATCAACCTGATCTAACTGAATCTGTTGGTCTTGATATTTGCCGCAAGTTCCCTCTCATTGCATTTCCATCTTCTGTTATGTAA
- the LOC109132838 gene encoding LOW QUALITY PROTEIN: uncharacterized protein LOC109132838 (The sequence of the model RefSeq protein was modified relative to this genomic sequence to represent the inferred CDS: inserted 1 base in 1 codon) has protein sequence MHMIKPPEQRHNRRRHRLLRSLGHHFSFGFVALCEKLRECKXDLATVMTTSLDNVARHGPHVSQPHGSYSQLTFYTWWEQFMHTLTLPRHAPSCSLSIHHKTLKLVS, from the exons ATGCACATGATCAAGCCGCCGGAGCAACGTCACAatcgtcgtcgtcatcgtctCCTCCGTTCTCTTGGCCACCATTTT TCTTTTGGTTTCGTTGCCCTTTGTGAAAAGCTAAGAGAGTGCA GTGACCTGGCCACGGTTATGACCACAAGTTTGGACAACGTGGCACGTCATGGCCCGCACGTGAGCCAACCTCATGGAAGCTATTCGCAGCTAACGTTTTACACGTGGTGGGAACAGTTCATGCACACTCTCACGTTGCCTCGCCATGCGCCTTCTTGCTCTCTGTCTATACAT CATAAAACCCTAAAGCTCGTGTCTTAG